From one Mustela nigripes isolate SB6536 chromosome 16, MUSNIG.SB6536, whole genome shotgun sequence genomic stretch:
- the MFSD6L gene encoding major facilitator superfamily domain-containing protein 6-like: protein MSANPQWDISRALGVAKLFHLVCGVRDACVTPFLTLYLRQLGLAAPWVGILMGTKHLIAAFWGPFCAFLAKSYQKRRVLLMGSLLGSVGASMVMVLVPPLHEVPGYRSCNASDRATPTAPPLGAAGTVTVPSAQPASNHAAGAPSPAGESRTGMVDPAGFMKAPAGTVHVLAGGPPGYTRTTSPALHPVTAGVKATPGEGAFNSGRTVLPLLAGGPANLSAAQGNARGLDLSLEGLHWTFLLSLGSLVFWELLTAPLEQVADDSLYEYLDFVDATDRYRSLWIWRPLGMSAGVCGVTALVGQLECVLMTNGPRGVLHFYGYSLVGTLALLVSVSFPVPICRRREPSYKTIKALSLVGSAPRLIVLALTVFLVGAATSAVQNFLFWHMEDHGSSELVMGFSVALGSLGEILLHPFKTTLLRKLSRVGTVGLGLGCLAAQLLYYSFLWSWWSVLPAQILNAISSGALWWAVKASVEDLATPGTARSLGAMFQGHISGGGCSLGSVVGGFVVMSFSLAVLYQACCVVLLLWLALFLSIQPRLPQEQKINYSKLLVMEASDTSDSEQGTERDWLVKAMREEDSE, encoded by the coding sequence ATGAGCGCCAACCCGCAGTGGGACATCAGCAGGGCGCTGGGGGTGGCCAAGCTCTTCCACCTGGTGTGCGGGGTCCGGGACGCCTGCGTGACTCCGTTCCTGACCCTCTACCTGAGGCAGCTGGGCTTGGCCGCGCCCTGGGTGGGCATCCTGATGGGGACCAAGCACCTGATCGCCGCCTTCTGGGGTCCCTTCTGTGCCTTCCTGGCCAAAAGCTACCAGAAGAGGAGGGTGCTTCTGATGGGCTCGCTGCTCGGCTCGGTGGGGGCCAGCATGGTGATGGTCCTCGTGCCGCCGCTGCACGAAGTTCCGGGGTACCGCTCCTGTAACGCCAGCGACAGGGCCACCCCCACTGCTCCTCCGCTGGGGGCCGCAGGAACTGTGACTGTCCCCTCGGCCCAGCCCGCCTCCAACCATGCGGCGGGGGCGCCCAGCCCCGCAGGCGAGAGCCGCACCGGGATGGTGGACCCCGCTGGCTTCATGAAGGCACCTGCGGGAACTGTCCATGTATTGGCCGGCGGGCCACCTGGCTACACCAGGACCACGTCCCCAGCTCTCCATCCTGTCACCGCAGGGGTGAAGGCTACTCCTGGGGAAGGGGCTTTTAACTCAGGCAGGACAGTCCTCCCTTTGCTGGCTGGGGGTCCAGCCAACTTGTCAGCAGCCCAGGGGAATGCCCGAGGCCTTGACCTCTCCTTGGAAGGCTTACACTGgactttcctcctctctctgggctcCCTGGTGTTCTGGGAGCTGCTGACAGCCCCTCTGGAGCAGGTGGCCGACGACAGCCTTTATGAATACTTGGATTTTGTGGATGCCACTGACCGCTACAGAAGCCTGTGGATCTGGAGGCCGCTGGGCATGTCAGCCGGTGTGTGCGGTGTCACAGCTTTGGTGGGGCAGCTGGAATGTGTCCTGATGACAAATGGCCCCCGGGGTGTGTTGCATTTCTATGGCTACTCGCTGGTCGGCACCCTGGCTTTACTGGTGAGCGTCTCCTTTCCGGTCCCCATCTGCAGGCGGCGGGAGCCCAGCTACAAGACCATCAAAGCGCTGTCCCTCGTGGGCAGCGCCCCGCGGCTCATTGTCCTAGCCCTCACTGTGTTTCTGGTAGGCGCGGCCACCAGTGCGGTGCAGAACTTTCTATTCTGGCACATGGAAGACCATGGGAGCAGCGAGCTGGTGATGGGTTTCTCGGTGGCCCTGGGCTCGCTGGGGGAGATTTTACTCCATCCGTTCAAAACGACACTGCTTAGGAAGCTGTCGAGGGTGGGCacggtggggctggggctgggctgtcTGGCAGCCCAGCTCCTCTACTACTCATTCCTCTGGAGCTGGTGGTCGGTCCTCCCTGCGCAGATCTTGAATGCCATCAGCAGCGGGGCCCTGTGGTGGGCCGTGAAGGCCTCCGTCGAGGACCTGGCCACTCCCGGGACAGCGAGATCTCTGGGTGCAATGTTCCAAGGCCACATTTCTGGGGGAGGGTGCAGCCTGGGCAGCGTTGTGGGGGGCTTTGTGGTGATGTCCTTCAGCCTGGCTGTGCTCTATCAGGCCTGCTGCGTGGTCCTGTTACTCTGGCTGGCCCTGTTCCTGTCTATTCAGCCCCGACTGCCCCAGGAGCAGAAAATCAACTACTCGAAACTGCTGGTCATGGAGGCCAGCGACACGAGTGACTCCGAGCAGGGGACAGAGCGGGACTGGCTGGTGAAGGCCATGAGGGAGGAGGACTCAGAATAG